Proteins encoded in a region of the Megalops cyprinoides isolate fMegCyp1 chromosome 3, fMegCyp1.pri, whole genome shotgun sequence genome:
- the LOC118774417 gene encoding F-box only protein 24-like, whose translation MDDSPEKETRKRPPDPRHKTAGSSTSKKRRTATSTANKDAAARTSIESLPPEMLEDILSRVSVGDIIAFGATCHAFHHLSLSPSLWRTLCRRQAIGPRRSTKSPTNWKRTAILKYSQALYLQTLGGSGIGRGAPCVSRAITPPQALGFKQILPTCDNHFLWDDQGTVFMLYDSVTLSSSGQLVWSEASRHSVLCHNVKDFTVDPRSDVSHRQYVYVLVTRPPAVMEGAPPSWQGPLENGVTRKRCDCVEIYHQYSGERVFHMTFHPSLTFTQLRLMGPEVNRTLLLLTDSGKVYTVPLNETQLDRPRSFTVQLTLKEISNLLPELPVKQIHTSYSSVLYVTVNSSVYVETHSPGVHRQLFGTLQGFNTHSGHTPTPIPLPHKVVKCSLGLSHLCLLDESGHVFMQGSNNHGQLGTGDKIDRREPTQVVLSLTPVDVWCGLNHSLALLQGETGEKEVQGCGCGRGGRLPGWSQGSPVFVRLSVKAPRSTRALCSSKYYIYLLCCHDIEELPLFCSPQPAEGRRERAEEEAEREGLRRCLSQIRECGLPEQLAKLREAVQRHMTLSPSHKEFLEEALTMMEQGPSSTSVWAASKAKAYACKK comes from the exons ATGGATGACAGTCCTGAAAAGGAGACGAGGAAACGTCCCCCAGACCCGCGTCATAAGACTGCAGGTTCATCTACT TCTAAGAAGAGAAGGACCGCGACATCTACGGCCAATAAGGATGCAGCGGCGCGGACATCAATCGAATCCCTGCCGCCAGAGATG cTGGAGGACATTTTGTCCAGGGTGTCTGTCGGTGACATCATCGCTTTCGGCGCGACCTGCCACGCCTTCCATCACTTGAGCCTGAGCCCCTCCCTCTGGAGGACGCTGTGCCGTCGCCAGGCAATCGGTCCGCGCCGTTCTACCAAATCGCCCACCAACTGGAAGAGGACCGCTATATTGAAAT acagcCAGGCCCTGTACCTGCAGACGCTGGGTGGCAGTGGCATTGGTCGGGGGGCGCCCTGCGTGTCACGTGCCATCACCCCTCCCCAGGCTCTGGGCTTCAAGCAGATCCTGCCCACGTGCGATAACCACTTCCTGTGGGATGATCAGGGCACTGTCTTCATGCTGTACGACTCTGTGACGCTGTCCTCCAGCGGTCAGCTGGTCTGGAGTGAAGCCAGTCGCCACTCTGTGCTGTGCCACAATGTCAAAGAT TTTACAGTGGACCCTCGCAGTGACGTGTCCCATCGCCAGTACGTGTACGTCCTGGTTACTCGGCCACCAGCGGTCATGGAGGGTGCCCCCCCCAGCTGGCAGGGACCCCTTGAGAATGGCGTGACCCGGAAACGTTGCGACTGTGTGGAGATCTATCATCAGTACAGTGGAGAGAGAGTATTTCACATGACCTTTCACCCCTCGCTGACCTTCACACAGCTCCGACTCATGGGGCCAGAGGTCAACAggacgctgctgctgctcaccg actctgGGAAGGTCTACACCGTCCCTCTGAATGAAACCCAGCTGGACAGACCCCGCTCCTTCACAGTCCAGCTGACCCTCAAGGAGATCAGCAATTTGCTGCCTGAATTGCCAGTCAAGCAGATCCATACCAGCTACAGCAGTGTCCTCTATGTCACAG tTAACAGCTCAGTGTATGTGGAAACACACTCTCCAGGAGTGCATCGCCAGCTCTTTGGAACTCTCCAAGGGTTCAACACTCACAGTGGCCACACTCCTACACCTATCCCCCTGCCTCACAAG GTTGTGAAGTGCTCTTTGGGCCTCAGCCACCTCTGTCTGTTGGATGAAAGTGGGCATGTCTTCATGCAGGGCAGCAACAATCATGGGCAGCTGGGGACTGGGGACAAGATAGACCGCAGAGAGCCCACCCAA GTTGTGCTGTCCCTTACTCCGGTGGATGTGTGGTGTGGACTGAACCATTCGCTGGccctgctgcagggagagacGGGGGAGAAGGAGGTgcagggctgtgggtgtggccGAGGGGGCCGACTGCCAGGCTGGTCCCAGGGGAGCCCCGTGTTCGTGAGGCTTAGTGTGAAG GCTCCGCGGAGCACCCGTGCCCTCTGCTCCTCCAAATACTACATCTACCTGCTCTGTTGCCATGACATCGAGGAGCTCCCCCTGTTCTGCAGCCCCCAGCCAGCcgaggggaggagagaaagagcagaagaggaggctgagagggaggggctgcGGAGGTGCCTCTCTCAGATCAGGGAGTGTGGCCTTCCAGAACAGCTAGCAAAGCTAAGGGAGGCTGTGCAGAGACACATGACTCTTAGCCCCTCCCACAAAGAATTCTTAGAGGAAGCTCTGACCATGATGGAACAGGGCCCTTCCTCTACCTCA gtaTGGGCGGCGTCCAAGGCCAAGGCTTACGCCTGTAAGAAGTGA